The genomic region TATGACGCAAAACCAAAATCGCATAAAGTCGGGAAACTTCTTCCATGAGAAGTAATTCCATAGACGGTTTCTTCTTGAAACCGGCTTGAAGGTGAAATTAGATTTTGTTTCATGCGCGAAACGCGTTTCACTCACATAAATCTGTGCGCAAATCTTCCTTTGATGCTGTGTGCCATCCACAACCGAGGCCGAACATAGGTCGACCGTCTGTTTTTCCCTCTGGTCCCGGCTTTTCCTTTAAATATCGCCGCAATCACCGAGGCATATAAATAACTTCCCCAGCCAGTTTTGCTAGCGATACGATCGAACACAGGATCATCCAGGGCGTTGGCACTGCTGCTTCGTACAACTAATATGAGGTCATGACGTCGATAAGCCAGCGTGCGGGAGGAAACATAGCAAACACCCACTCGGGTGGAACGCATATGTGTGGCGCACGTGAAGTTTCGGCTCCGGAGGGATCCGGATTTTGCGCCATCGGAAGCGGAAgcaatttatgcaaaatacCGAAAGCGATAAACGATTTTGTAATCGAAGGCTGGTGGCTTTAAAATTTGCAAACCCCCTTCTAGTGTCACGGGGTTGGATGAGAAAATTCGAGTGGGGACGTCTGGAAAAGGTTGAAgttgagtttttctttcctcccaaCTCGGGTTCGATAAGAAAGTCCAGTGCTGGGCGGTGTTGGGAGTAAGGACTTTAAAACATCCCCCGCCCATAGTCTTCAAAGGACCAAAGGTTCAAAGGTAGTATAGCACACGAACATATTCCATAGCAATCCATCCACACATGCACGCAGCACAAAAAGGGGCACGGAAACGAATTACGTGTGAGATGGAGATAAGTTATATGATATAGTTTTCTTTTGGGCCTCTTGGAGACGACTTTGGCAGCTGCCtatttccctttcccccttttttaaCGTGTTAGAAAAAGGCCCATCCCGTCGATAGCAGCCTCCCTGCGGCTCGGGAAAGGCAAACacacaaattttaaattgggcaatttgtaaacaaataaagttGTCGAGGATTAGCGCACACGGGGCTGGTACGGATGATGCGGGGGTGAGTTTTACACATGTGATCTAATTTTTAAAAGTCAGCTTACAGTAGATAATCGTAGTTGATGCTAGTGTGGGCGATAATTTGTGGCAAGAACATTTTGGGAAGAATTTCTGTTTATTGAACGATCGGATTAAGATAGCAGAAGACCATGTAATGTATTTAAACCCTAAATGGTTTTGATTTTACAGCAGTGGCTAAGCTACACTTTGAAGTAGGTATCTGATAAATGCTGCATTATTAACCAACATTGCGTAGCATAGTATGATTATTGCTTGCATCTTGTTCTTTATTAAAACTCAACTTATTAACTTAGATTGGCAATGTTAACCTTCGAAATATGTGGTATTTAGCTAAAATCATGTGTGAGTTATTTGCTTGTGTGTAAAACAGTGAGTATAATTGCAGTCTCACATGGGATTGACGAATTTGTAGAtataaaataaagtgaaacattttctGACTCCGAATGTATGGTTAGCCCAAATCGAAGAGTGAAGTCTTTTCCACTCTCCTCATTACCATCTCGTTCTATGGTGAGAAACAATGGCACCGTATGGGGGTAGCCCTACACATATGACTTATGTTGTGTTCGAACTTGGTAGGTTGGTAAATGGTTTGGGATCCGGTGCAACATGAGGCCCCATATATCGATCTTTGATAGTGGCCATTCACCCCCCAAACAACTCCTACCCTACCTCCTAGTGGTGCCAACCGGGATGCGAGTAACCTTTGTGAAGATCAGGTAACCAACCCTGGTGGGAACTTGGGTCGTATGCTGACAGGGAAAGGGGGGCGTCTACAGGGTACGCTCTGTGGGCGCTTTGTGAGCGTCTGTTCACCAGTGGTGCGGCTCACCAATCTCCACGAGCGTCTGTTCTCCAATAGGAGCGGCTCGGAACAGCGTCTGATCTCCAGTGGAGCGGCTGAAGCTGAAATGCGGAACCTCGTCAGCTATACCCAAGGTGGCAATCCCATCACGAGGTGTAGGCTGCGCATCCCTAGTAAGGAGGCCAGCCGAATTAACTTATACTACGAACGAACAAATAATGCAAAATACGTATCGGAATAACGGATCCAGACCCACGCTACGAATAAAGGACAATGATTGGAAGCTTGGGACTTGGAATTGCAGATCTCTCAACTTCGACGGAGCTGATCGTCTTCTATATGACGCCATAAACCCTCTCGGTTTTTCTATTGTTGCGCTGCAGGAACTTTGCTGGAGAGGAAGTAGAGTGTGGAAGCCTCGGCAGTGTGCTGCCACCATTTACCAAAGTGGTGGCAGTACCAACGAGCTCGGTACTGGCTTTATAGTGATGGGTAGGATGCAGGAACGCATTATTGGATGGAGACCCATTAATGAGCGTATGAGTGTGCTGCGAGTTAAAGGGAGATTCCGCAACTATGCGCTCATCAACGTACACTGCCCTCATGAAGGTAGGCCCGATGATGAGAAGGATGCCTTTTATGCGTTAATGGAGCAGGCGTACGACAGCTGCTCGAGGCGTGACATCAAGCTCGTTATTGGGGATATGAACGCGCAAGTTGGCAGGGAAGAGTGTTTTAAAGCAACCATCGGGACTCACAGCCTGCATGCTTGCTCTAATAACAATGGTCATCGATGCATCAACTTTGCAGCCTCCCGCGGAATGGTTGTCCGCAGCACCTTCTTTCCTCGCAAGGATATCCACAAGGCTACCTGGAGATCACCGGACCTACGTACCTGCAACCAAATCGACCACGTGCTAATTGACGGCCGCTTTTTCTCGGACGTCACGAACATTCGCAGCTATCGGCAGCCTAATGTGAGTTCTGACCACTATCTACTCGGTGTCTGCATGCGATCAAAGCTAGCAATGATCTACAAACCCCGGGTCGCTAGAGCGCACCGCTTCAACATTGACCTGCTAAAGGATAATGAAGTGGCTGTGCGCTACGGTCAGACTCTAGAGGCGGCACTTCCATCAGAGGATGAGGCCTCTACTGCACCAATGGAGGAGGTATGGACTAAAATTCGCCATGCAGTGGAAAGTTCAGCTTCCAGCAGTCTGGGTGCTAGAACGAGGTCACGAACATCAGACTGGTTTGATGCGGAGTGTCAGCTGCTCGCTGACCAGAAGAACTTTGCCTGGGGTAGAATGCTCCAAGCTGGAACGAGAGCCAACGTGGAGCAGTATAGGGTTGCCAGGAATAGGCTGGTTTCGGTCTGCAGGAGGAAAAAGAGAGCGCAGGAGCATCGAACTGCTGAGGACCTTGAGCAGCTCCACCGGTCTGGTGACACCCGAAAGCTCTATGAGCTTGTTAACCGGGAACGTAGGTCTAGTGAGCCTGCCATAGACATGTGCCGGGATAGGGAGGGTGGATTGCTCACCAGCTCTGGCGAGGTGGTTGAAAGGTGGAGGCAGCACTTCGAGGAGCACCTAAATGGGGTTAACTTGAATAGGAGCATGGATGCGGAAGTACCACTTGGGGCACCTGGGCACGATGATGATTACCCGGTTCCATCCCTGTACGAAGTCGTGCAAGTGATGCGGAAGCTTAAAAGCAACCGAGCTGCGGGTGATGATCAGCTCTCTGGTGAGCTCTTCCAGCACGGAGGGGAGAGCCTAGCTCGAGTGCTTCATTTGGTGATCGGCAAAGTTTGGGAGATGGAAGAACTACCCCAGGACTGGATGACCGGTGTCGTTGTACCGGTCTTCAAAAAAGGGGATAGGTTGGACTGCGAGAACTACCGTGGCATTACCATACCAAATGCCGCCTATAAGATCTTCTCTCAACTTTTGCTCCACCGGTTGCTGCCCCTGGCCGAAAACTTTGTTGGGGAGTATCAAGCCGGCTTCATGGATGGACGCTCGACAACTGACCAGCTGTTTACGCTCCGGCAGATTTTACAAAAATGCCGTGAGTATAACTGCAGAACACATCACGTCTTCAttgacttcaaggcggcctatGACAGCATTGACCGGCAACAGCTGTGGATGCTGATGAAGGAGTTTCAGTTTCCGAACAAGCTGATCAGGCTGTGTAGGGCGACTATGGGCAATGTGATGTGTTCTGTAAgggtcggtggtgtcgcgtcCGCTCAGTTTGCTTCCCAGAGAGGGCTGAGGCAAGGGGATAGCCTTTCATGTATCCTGTTCAACGTGGCCTTAGAAGGTGTGATAAGGCGAGTAGGCATCGACACGCGAGGTACCATCTTCTGGCGCTCAATTCAACTCCTGGGCTACGCGGACgacattgacattgttgcgATCAACAAGAGGACGGTTGCGGAAACGTATGCTGGACTTAAGTCAGAAGCTCAGCGAGTTGGACTCCAGATCAACACGTCAAAGACAAAATACATGCAAGGATTAGGGTCTAGGGATAACACCCCAGATACCTTTCCCGGCATCACCTTGGATAACGACACTCTGGAGGAGGTGG from Anopheles coustani chromosome 3, idAnoCousDA_361_x.2, whole genome shotgun sequence harbors:
- the LOC131268379 gene encoding uncharacterized protein LOC131268379, coding for MAPYGGSPTHMTYVVFELGKGGRLQGTLCGRFVSVCSPVVRLTNLHERLFSNRSGSEQRLISSGAAEAEMRNLVSYTQGGNPITRSSRGMVVRSTFFPRKDIHKATWRSPDLRTCNQIDHVLIDGRFFSDVTNIRSYRQPNVSSDHYLLGVCMRSKLAMIYKPRVARAHRFNIDLLKDNEVAVRYGQTLEAALPSEDEASTAPMEEVWTKIRHAVESSASSSLGARTRSRTSDWFDAECQLLADQKNFAWGRMLQAGTRANVEQSSEPAIDMCRDREGGLLTSSGEVVERWRQHFEEHLNGVNLNRSMDAEVPLGAPGHDDDYPVPSLYEVVQVMRKLKSNRAAGDDQLSGELFQHGGESLARVLHLVIGKVWEMEELPQDWMTGVVVPVFKKGDRLDCENYRGITIPNAAYKIFSQLLLHRLLPLAENFVGEYQAGFMDGRSTTDQLFTLRQILQKCREYNCRTHHVFIDFKAAYDSIDRQQLWMLMKEFQFPNKLIRLCRATMGNVMCSVRVGGVASAQFASQRGLRQGDSLSCILFNVALEGVIRRVGIDTRGTIFWRSIQLLGYADDIDIVAINKRTVAETYAGLKSEAQRVGLQINTSKTKYMQGLGSRDNTPDTFPGITLDNDTLEEVDSFVYLGSQVTCDSDTSLEIRRRILAGNRTFCSLPED